Proteins from a single region of Syngnathus scovelli strain Florida chromosome 7, RoL_Ssco_1.2, whole genome shotgun sequence:
- the mlf1 gene encoding myeloid leukemia factor 1 isoform X2: protein MFRSRFGDFNDDPFFSDPFRAHQENARQIMRSFSEPFGGHCMQSIMDGRTGSHEAEETPALRGEHRDMAANPFNMFDSMMTNVRSSMDGMFRNFENMSIDPNAHLFSSSSVMTYSKVGNEPPKVFQASSSTRQAPGGVKETVKAVRDSESGLEKMAIGHHIKDRGHVVEKKRNKKTGDKEFLQDFQNLDESEAQSFDEEWQKEFSKFRPSGSMAQLEPSRHRRGQQASLAGPEPSRSEQPKAKSKSILKASNSPKQ from the exons ATGTTCAGAAGCAGGTTCGGGGACTTTAACGATGACCCCTTCTTCTC AGACCCATTCCGAGCACACCAGGAAAATGCACGCCAGATAATGCGAAGTTTCTCTGAGCCATTTGGCGGACACTGCATGCAGAGCATCATGGATGGCAGAACCGGCAGCCATGAAGCGGAGGAGACCCCGGCACTAAGAGGCGAACATAGG GACATGGCCGCAAACCCTTTCAACATGTTCGACAGCATGATGACCAACGTGAGGAGCAGCATGGATGGGATGTTTAGAAACTTT GAGAACATGTCCATAGACCCCAATGCTCACTTGTTCAGCTCCTCGTCAGTCATGACGTATTCCAAGGTTGGAAACGAACCCCCAAAGGTCTTCCAGGCTTCGTCGTCGACACGCCAGGCCCCGGGAGGT GTGAAGGAGACTGTGAAAGCCGTGAGAGACTCTGAAAGCGGCCTGGAGAAGATGGCCATTGGACACCATATAAAAGACAGAGGGCACGTCGTTGAGAAGAAAAGGAACAAGAAAACAGGAGATAAGGAGTTCCTACAGGACTTCCAGAATTTAGATGAAT CTGAAGCGCAGTCCTTTGACGAGGAGTGGCAGAAGGAGTTTTCTAAGTTCAGGCCGTCTGGCTCCATGGCTCAGCTTGAGCCGTCCCGACATCGCAGAGGTCAGCAGGCAAGTCTAGCTGGTCCCGAGCCAAGCCGCAG TGAACAACCCAAGGCCAAAAGTAAAAGCATCCTGAAAGCTTCCAACTCGCCAAAGCAGTAA
- the mlf1 gene encoding myeloid leukemia factor 1 isoform X1: protein MFRSRFGDFNDDPFFSDPFRAHQENARQIMRSFSEPFGGHCMQSIMDGRTGSHEAEETPALRGEHRSTRRKARGENSNSPQEGGSQLSRTPNFRNDMAANPFNMFDSMMTNVRSSMDGMFRNFENMSIDPNAHLFSSSSVMTYSKVGNEPPKVFQASSSTRQAPGGVKETVKAVRDSESGLEKMAIGHHIKDRGHVVEKKRNKKTGDKEFLQDFQNLDESEAQSFDEEWQKEFSKFRPSGSMAQLEPSRHRRGQQASLAGPEPSRSEQPKAKSKSILKASNSPKQ from the exons ATGTTCAGAAGCAGGTTCGGGGACTTTAACGATGACCCCTTCTTCTC AGACCCATTCCGAGCACACCAGGAAAATGCACGCCAGATAATGCGAAGTTTCTCTGAGCCATTTGGCGGACACTGCATGCAGAGCATCATGGATGGCAGAACCGGCAGCCATGAAGCGGAGGAGACCCCGGCACTAAGAGGCGAACATAGG AGTACCCGGAGAAAAGCCAGAGGAGAAAATTCAAACTCCCCACAGGAAGGAGGAAGCCAATTGAGTCGAACTCCCAACTTCAGAAAT GACATGGCCGCAAACCCTTTCAACATGTTCGACAGCATGATGACCAACGTGAGGAGCAGCATGGATGGGATGTTTAGAAACTTT GAGAACATGTCCATAGACCCCAATGCTCACTTGTTCAGCTCCTCGTCAGTCATGACGTATTCCAAGGTTGGAAACGAACCCCCAAAGGTCTTCCAGGCTTCGTCGTCGACACGCCAGGCCCCGGGAGGT GTGAAGGAGACTGTGAAAGCCGTGAGAGACTCTGAAAGCGGCCTGGAGAAGATGGCCATTGGACACCATATAAAAGACAGAGGGCACGTCGTTGAGAAGAAAAGGAACAAGAAAACAGGAGATAAGGAGTTCCTACAGGACTTCCAGAATTTAGATGAAT CTGAAGCGCAGTCCTTTGACGAGGAGTGGCAGAAGGAGTTTTCTAAGTTCAGGCCGTCTGGCTCCATGGCTCAGCTTGAGCCGTCCCGACATCGCAGAGGTCAGCAGGCAAGTCTAGCTGGTCCCGAGCCAAGCCGCAG TGAACAACCCAAGGCCAAAAGTAAAAGCATCCTGAAAGCTTCCAACTCGCCAAAGCAGTAA
- the med29 gene encoding mediator of RNA polymerase II transcription subunit 29 has product MASQQQAASLQQQQQQQQLSQQQDVDPVHRFKMLIPQLKESLQNLMKIASLNLTHNTIIDNGVTSNDTAVQRFDKSLEEFYALCDQLELCLRLAYECLSQSIDSAKHSPNLVPTATKPDTVQTESMSYAQYLGMIKSQISCAKDIHNALLECSKKIAGMGQPPGIM; this is encoded by the exons ATGGCGTCTCAACAACAAGCAGCTTCTctccagcagcaacagcagcaacagcagttgAGTCAACAACAAGACGTCGACCCGGTGCATCGATTTAAAATGCTCATCCCGCAGTTGAAAGAAAGTCTTCAG AACCTAATGAAGATCGCGTCGCTCAACTTGACCCACAACACAATCATCGATAACGGAGT TACAAGCAACGACACTGCTGTTCAGCGCTTTGACAAAAGCTTGGAGGAGTTCTACGCGCTTTGTGATCAGCTGGAGCTGTGTTTG AGGCTGGCGTACGAATGCCTCTCGCAGAGCATCGACAGCGCCAAACATTCTCCCAACTTGGTTCCCACCGCCACCAAACCTGACACGGTGCAGACGGAGTCCATGTCCTACGCCCAGTACCTTGGCATGATCAAGTCCCAGATCTCGTGTGCCAAGGACATCCATAACGCTCTGCTGGAGTGTTCCAAAAAGATCGCAGGAATGGGTCAGCCTCCAGGAATTATGTAG
- the ppp2r1bb gene encoding serine/threonine-protein phosphatase 2A 65 kDa regulatory subunit A beta isoform isoform X1 yields MAGADGDDSLYPIAVLIDELRNEDVQLRLNSIKKLSTIALALGVERTRTELLPFLTDTIYDEDEVLLALAEQLGNFTMLVGGPEYVHCLLPPLESLATVEETVVRDKAVESLRKISQEHSPVDLEVHFEPLVKRLSCGDWFTSRTSACGLFSVCYPRVSSTVKAEIRQHFRTLCSDDTPMVRRAAASKLGEFARVLELDYVRSDIISLFTALASDEQDSVRLLAVEACVSIATLLPQEDLETLVMPTLRQAAEDKSWRVRYMVADKFSELQKAVGPEITKNDLVPAFQNLLKDCEAEVRAAAANKVKEFCENLPEDNREQIIMTHILPCVKELVSDTNQHVKSALALVIMGLSAILGKDNTIEHLLPLFLAQLKDECPEVRLNIISNLDCVNEVIGIRQLSQSLLPAIVELAEDAKWRVRLAIIEYMPLLAGQLGVEFFDEKLNTLCMAWLIDHVYAIREAATCNLMKLVERFGAEWAQNTIVPKVLGMANDPNYLHRMTTLFCINALSEACGQEITTKQMLPVVLKMSNDQVANVRFNVAKSLQKIGPILDGSTLRDEVKPVLEKLASDTDMDVKYFAQEAISVLPWHK; encoded by the exons ATGGCAGGAGCCGATGGAGACGATTCTCTCTACCCTATCGCCGTTCTTATTGATGAACTGCGGAATGAAGATGTTCAG TTGCGACTGAACAGCATCAAGAAGCTGTCCACTATTGCACTGGCTCTCGGTGTGGAGCGGACTCGTACTGAACTGCTTCCTTTCCTCACAG ACACCATCTACGATGAAGATGAGGTGCTTTTGGCTCTGGCTGAGCAGCTTGGTAATTTTACCATGTTGGTGGGAGGCCCCGAATACGTCCACTGTCTCCTG CCTCCTCTGGAAAGCCTAGCCACAGTGGAGGAGACTGTGGTGCGTGACAAAGCAGTAGAGTCCCTGCGCAAGATCTCCCAGGAGCATTCTCCGGTAGACCTGGAGGTCCATTTTGAGCCCTTGGTCAAACGTCTGTCTTGCGGTGACTGGTTCACCTCTCGTACCTCAGCCTGCGGGCTCTTCAGTGTCTGTTATCCGCGCGTCTCCAGCACGGTCAAGGCAGAGATTCGCCA GCATTTCCGCACCTTGTGTTCGGATGACACTCCCATGGTCCGTCGCGCCGCTGCTTCAAAATTGGGCGAGTTTGCCCGAGTGTTAGAGTTGGATTATGTTCGAAGCGACATCATCTCCCTCTTCACGGCTCTGGCCTCCGACGAGCAG GACTCTGTGCGGCTTCTGGCGGTGGAGGCTTGCGTCAGCATTGCCACGTTGCTGCctcaggaggacctggagacccTGGTGATGCCCACCCTGCGACAGGCCGCCGAGGACAAGTCCTGGAGGGTCCGCTACATGGTGGCTGACAAGTTCTCCGAG cttcaaAAAGCAGTGGGTCCCGAAATCACAAAGAATGACCTGGTCCCAGCGTTCCAGAACCTTCTCAAGGACTGCGAAGCTGAGGTCCGTGCCGCGGCTGCTAACAAAGTCAAAG AATTCTGTGAGAACCTCCCAGAGGATAATCGTGAGCAGATCATCATGACTCACATCCTGCCCTGCGTCAag GAGCTGGTTTCAGACACCAACCAACATGTCAAGTCAGCACTGGCCTTGGTCATTATGGGCCTTTCTGCCATCCTGGGCAAGGATAACACAATAGAGCATTTACTGCCTCTCTTCCTGGCTCAGCTCAAGGATGAG TGCCCCGAGGTGCGTCTCAACATAATCTCCAACCTGGACTGTGTCAACGAGGTCATCGGCATCCGTCAGCTGTCCCAGTCGCTCCTGCCGGCCATTGTGGAGCTGGCCGAGGACGCCAAGTGGAGGGTCCGCCTGGCCATCATTGAGTACATGCCCCTGTTGGCCGGTCAGCTG GGTGTGGAGTTCTTTGACGAGAAGCTCAACACTCTTTGTATGGCCTGGCTCATTGACCACG TGTATGCCATCCGCGAGGCCGCCACCTGTAATCTGATGAAGCTGGTGGAGAGGTTCGGAGCCGAGTGGGCGCAGAACACCATCGTGCCAAAGGTTCTGGGCATGGCCAACGACCCCAATTACCTCCACAGGATGACGACCCTCTTCTGCATCAAC GCTTTGTCGGAGGCGTGCGGTCAGGAGATCACCACCAAGCAGATGCTGCCCGTGGTGCTCAAGATGTCCAACGACCAGGTGGCCAACGTGCGCTTCAACGTCGCCAAATCCCTGCAGAAGATCGGACCCATCCTGGACGGCAG CACACTGCGGGATGAAGTCAAGCCGGTGCTGGAGAAGCTGGCCTCTGATACAGACATGGATGTCAAGTACTTTGCCCAGGAGGCCATCAGTG TCTTGCCCTGGCATAAGTGA
- the ppp2r1bb gene encoding serine/threonine-protein phosphatase 2A 65 kDa regulatory subunit A beta isoform isoform X2, with translation MAGADGDDSLYPIAVLIDELRNEDVQLRLNSIKKLSTIALALGVERTRTELLPFLTDTIYDEDEVLLALAEQLGNFTMLVGGPEYVHCLLPPLESLATVEETVVRDKAVESLRKISQEHSPVDLEVHFEPLVKRLSCGDWFTSRTSACGLFSVCYPRVSSTVKAEIRQHFRTLCSDDTPMVRRAAASKLGEFARVLELDYVRSDIISLFTALASDEQDSVRLLAVEACVSIATLLPQEDLETLVMPTLRQAAEDKSWRVRYMVADKFSELQKAVGPEITKNDLVPAFQNLLKDCEAEVRAAAANKVKEFCENLPEDNREQIIMTHILPCVKELVSDTNQHVKSALALVIMGLSAILGKDNTIEHLLPLFLAQLKDECPEVRLNIISNLDCVNEVIGIRQLSQSLLPAIVELAEDAKWRVRLAIIEYMPLLAGQLGVEFFDEKLNTLCMAWLIDHVYAILVTHKKTNELQQLFSYKSLA, from the exons ATGGCAGGAGCCGATGGAGACGATTCTCTCTACCCTATCGCCGTTCTTATTGATGAACTGCGGAATGAAGATGTTCAG TTGCGACTGAACAGCATCAAGAAGCTGTCCACTATTGCACTGGCTCTCGGTGTGGAGCGGACTCGTACTGAACTGCTTCCTTTCCTCACAG ACACCATCTACGATGAAGATGAGGTGCTTTTGGCTCTGGCTGAGCAGCTTGGTAATTTTACCATGTTGGTGGGAGGCCCCGAATACGTCCACTGTCTCCTG CCTCCTCTGGAAAGCCTAGCCACAGTGGAGGAGACTGTGGTGCGTGACAAAGCAGTAGAGTCCCTGCGCAAGATCTCCCAGGAGCATTCTCCGGTAGACCTGGAGGTCCATTTTGAGCCCTTGGTCAAACGTCTGTCTTGCGGTGACTGGTTCACCTCTCGTACCTCAGCCTGCGGGCTCTTCAGTGTCTGTTATCCGCGCGTCTCCAGCACGGTCAAGGCAGAGATTCGCCA GCATTTCCGCACCTTGTGTTCGGATGACACTCCCATGGTCCGTCGCGCCGCTGCTTCAAAATTGGGCGAGTTTGCCCGAGTGTTAGAGTTGGATTATGTTCGAAGCGACATCATCTCCCTCTTCACGGCTCTGGCCTCCGACGAGCAG GACTCTGTGCGGCTTCTGGCGGTGGAGGCTTGCGTCAGCATTGCCACGTTGCTGCctcaggaggacctggagacccTGGTGATGCCCACCCTGCGACAGGCCGCCGAGGACAAGTCCTGGAGGGTCCGCTACATGGTGGCTGACAAGTTCTCCGAG cttcaaAAAGCAGTGGGTCCCGAAATCACAAAGAATGACCTGGTCCCAGCGTTCCAGAACCTTCTCAAGGACTGCGAAGCTGAGGTCCGTGCCGCGGCTGCTAACAAAGTCAAAG AATTCTGTGAGAACCTCCCAGAGGATAATCGTGAGCAGATCATCATGACTCACATCCTGCCCTGCGTCAag GAGCTGGTTTCAGACACCAACCAACATGTCAAGTCAGCACTGGCCTTGGTCATTATGGGCCTTTCTGCCATCCTGGGCAAGGATAACACAATAGAGCATTTACTGCCTCTCTTCCTGGCTCAGCTCAAGGATGAG TGCCCCGAGGTGCGTCTCAACATAATCTCCAACCTGGACTGTGTCAACGAGGTCATCGGCATCCGTCAGCTGTCCCAGTCGCTCCTGCCGGCCATTGTGGAGCTGGCCGAGGACGCCAAGTGGAGGGTCCGCCTGGCCATCATTGAGTACATGCCCCTGTTGGCCGGTCAGCTG GGTGTGGAGTTCTTTGACGAGAAGCTCAACACTCTTTGTATGGCCTGGCTCATTGACCACG